In Acinetobacter pittii, one genomic interval encodes:
- a CDS encoding dicarboxylate/amino acid:cation symporter, translated as MAKKPIYKSLYFQVIIAIIAGILVGHFSPSSTQIVNGVEQHIPGLGEKLKPLGDAFIRLIKMIIAPVIFCTVVSGIAGMESMKSVGKTGGVALLYFEIVSTIALLIGLVVINIAKPGVGMNVDPTTLDTSGIQKYVSSGESQSTIDFLMHIIPDTVVGAFANGEILQVLLFAILFGFALHKLGDAGRPVLKFIDQVAHVFFNIVNMVMKLAPIGAFGAMAFTIGKYGVGSLVQLGQLIICFYITCLLFIFLILGTISRVSGFSILKMIRLIREELLIVLGTSSSESVLPRMLRKLEIAGCEKSVVGLVIPTGYSFNLDGTSIYLTMAAIFIAQATNTQLDIQHQITLLLVLLISSKGAAGVTGSGFIVMAATLSAVGHIPVAGLALILGIDRFMSEARALTNLVGNSLATIVVAKWVGALDKDKLNDALNNPDEVDRKMMEQKTPQVAEGLD; from the coding sequence ATGGCTAAAAAACCGATTTATAAATCACTTTATTTTCAGGTGATTATTGCGATTATTGCAGGTATCTTGGTGGGACATTTTTCTCCAAGCTCCACGCAAATTGTCAATGGTGTTGAACAACATATCCCAGGTTTAGGTGAGAAACTCAAGCCATTAGGTGATGCCTTTATTCGTTTGATCAAGATGATCATCGCTCCAGTTATTTTCTGTACCGTTGTAAGCGGTATTGCTGGTATGGAAAGCATGAAGTCAGTCGGAAAAACTGGCGGCGTTGCATTGTTATACTTTGAAATCGTTTCAACAATTGCACTTCTAATTGGCCTTGTTGTAATTAACATTGCTAAACCGGGTGTAGGGATGAATGTTGACCCTACTACTCTTGATACTTCGGGCATTCAAAAATACGTCAGTTCTGGTGAGTCACAATCTACCATTGATTTCTTAATGCACATCATCCCAGATACGGTTGTTGGTGCATTTGCAAATGGTGAAATCTTACAAGTCCTTCTTTTTGCAATTCTTTTTGGTTTTGCTTTACATAAGTTAGGTGATGCCGGACGTCCAGTTTTAAAATTTATTGATCAAGTTGCACATGTGTTCTTTAACATTGTGAATATGGTCATGAAATTGGCTCCGATTGGTGCATTTGGTGCGATGGCATTCACTATCGGTAAATATGGTGTTGGTTCACTTGTACAATTAGGGCAGCTCATTATCTGCTTCTATATTACGTGTTTACTCTTCATCTTCTTGATCTTGGGTACAATCAGCCGTGTTAGCGGATTTAGTATCCTTAAGATGATTCGCTTAATTCGTGAAGAGTTATTAATTGTACTTGGTACATCTTCTTCTGAATCAGTTTTGCCTCGCATGTTGCGTAAACTTGAAATTGCAGGTTGTGAAAAATCTGTAGTTGGTTTAGTGATACCGACAGGTTATTCATTTAACCTTGATGGTACCTCAATTTATTTGACCATGGCTGCAATCTTTATTGCTCAGGCAACAAATACACAGCTTGATATTCAGCATCAGATTACTTTGTTACTAGTACTCTTAATCTCATCTAAAGGTGCAGCGGGTGTAACAGGTTCTGGCTTTATTGTGATGGCAGCAACTTTATCTGCTGTTGGTCATATTCCAGTGGCAGGTTTGGCATTGATTTTAGGTATTGACCGTTTCATGTCAGAAGCACGCGCATTAACCAATCTTGTAGGTAACTCTTTAGCAACGATAGTCGTCGCAAAATGGGTCGGTGCTTTAGATAAAGATAAGTTGAATGATGCTTTGAATAATCCAGATGAAGTCGACAGAAAAATGATGGAACAAAAAACTCCTCAAGTCGCTGAAGGTCTAGATTAA
- the acadL gene encoding acyl-CoA dehydrogenase family protein, whose product MLAYDADLELFRDNFKRFLSEHIAPHYDQWEREGIMPRSVWSQLGENGFLCVDVPEEYGGYGVPTYYSLMLVEESARAGFCALSTAISCHSEIAAPYILHIGTEEQKQYWLPKMVTGEVVGAIGMTEPGAGSDLQSMRTSAILQDDHYLLNGSKTFISNGQHADLVVLAVKTDPQARAKGVSLLLADTHLEGFKKGTNLDKIGLHSQDTSELFFDNVKVPKDQLLGQAGQGFAYLMQELPRERTAIASTAIGAIRGAIDLATAYVKERQAFGQPISQFQNTRFVLAQAKIDELATAAFYERNVALYQEGKLDVETAAALKSFSSDMQMKVADNLLQLFGGYGYMTEYPISRFFVDARIQRIYGGTNEIMKEIVARGLIGKA is encoded by the coding sequence ATGTTGGCATACGATGCAGATTTAGAATTATTCCGTGATAATTTTAAACGTTTTTTGAGTGAGCATATTGCGCCACATTACGACCAATGGGAGCGTGAAGGAATTATGCCGCGTTCTGTCTGGAGTCAACTGGGCGAAAATGGCTTTTTATGTGTGGATGTCCCAGAAGAATATGGTGGTTACGGTGTACCAACCTATTATTCATTAATGTTAGTTGAAGAATCTGCACGTGCTGGTTTTTGTGCATTATCAACAGCGATTTCTTGCCACTCTGAAATTGCTGCACCGTATATTTTACATATCGGGACAGAAGAGCAAAAACAATACTGGTTGCCGAAAATGGTAACAGGCGAGGTTGTGGGTGCAATCGGCATGACTGAACCGGGAGCAGGTTCGGATTTACAATCAATGCGTACCAGCGCCATTTTGCAAGACGATCACTATTTATTAAATGGTTCAAAAACCTTTATTTCAAATGGACAACATGCTGATCTTGTTGTACTCGCAGTAAAAACAGATCCTCAAGCGCGTGCCAAAGGTGTATCGTTACTATTAGCAGATACGCATTTAGAAGGCTTTAAAAAAGGCACAAATCTCGACAAAATCGGCCTGCATTCTCAAGATACTTCTGAACTATTTTTTGACAATGTAAAAGTGCCTAAAGACCAGTTACTCGGTCAAGCTGGGCAAGGTTTTGCTTATTTAATGCAAGAGTTACCTCGTGAACGTACAGCCATTGCATCTACTGCAATTGGGGCAATTCGTGGTGCAATTGATTTGGCAACAGCGTATGTAAAAGAGCGCCAAGCATTTGGTCAACCTATTTCACAGTTCCAAAATACTCGTTTTGTTTTAGCACAAGCAAAAATTGATGAGCTTGCAACAGCAGCTTTCTATGAAAGAAACGTTGCCTTATATCAAGAAGGTAAACTAGATGTAGAAACGGCTGCAGCATTGAAAAGTTTCAGTAGTGATATGCAAATGAAAGTCGCTGATAACTTACTACAACTTTTCGGTGGTTATGGTTATATGACTGAATACCCAATTTCACGTTTCTTTGTAGATGCCCGTATCCAGCGTATTTACGGTGGTACAAACGAAATTATGAAAGAAATCGTAGCACGTGGATTAATTGGCAAAGCCTAG
- a CDS encoding alpha/beta hydrolase → MHKSFFFLSSSFLLSTLISCSVLAQTSVQNQSKIVFQNNQAQFQIKSKHTGHDYLIQIYKPPVAPPQHGYPVLYILDGNATFPSAANIAQSIGAGSTKLGLDPLMIVAVGYPQQKTFDVQKRAYDYTPKPSAEFQAQGKYKYGGADQFIAFLDSELKPEIAKQFPVNSQQQSLYGHSFGGLFVLYHFFQKPDAFQRYFAASPSLWFDQGMLFQQLNHWQSQKQSHSPMLLTTVGTHEQGGPRTQLNNKFNETDFFKALEKKRSDQFTYWHFYNPAEQHITNLYASLPKALMFASSQNLESCKSLFDEQKQKTAQ, encoded by the coding sequence ATGCATAAATCATTTTTCTTTTTATCTTCAAGTTTTTTATTAAGTACTTTAATAAGCTGTTCTGTTTTGGCTCAAACGTCTGTACAAAATCAATCAAAAATCGTTTTTCAAAATAATCAGGCACAATTTCAAATTAAATCTAAACATACAGGTCATGATTATCTTATTCAAATTTATAAACCGCCTGTTGCTCCACCCCAACATGGTTATCCAGTACTTTATATATTAGATGGCAATGCAACATTTCCAAGTGCTGCCAATATTGCTCAATCGATTGGAGCTGGTTCTACCAAATTAGGCTTAGACCCGCTCATGATCGTCGCGGTTGGTTACCCTCAGCAAAAAACCTTTGATGTGCAGAAGCGTGCTTATGATTACACTCCAAAACCTTCTGCTGAATTTCAAGCACAAGGTAAATATAAATATGGTGGTGCCGATCAGTTTATTGCGTTTTTAGATAGCGAACTCAAGCCTGAAATTGCGAAACAATTTCCAGTTAATAGCCAACAACAAAGTCTCTATGGGCATTCTTTTGGAGGCCTATTTGTGCTTTATCATTTTTTTCAAAAGCCTGATGCATTCCAACGCTACTTTGCTGCAAGCCCTTCTCTTTGGTTCGATCAAGGCATGTTATTTCAACAGTTAAATCATTGGCAAAGTCAAAAACAAAGTCACTCTCCGATGCTTTTAACCACGGTCGGTACCCATGAACAAGGCGGCCCTCGTACTCAACTTAACAATAAATTTAATGAAACAGATTTCTTTAAAGCTTTAGAAAAAAAGCGTTCAGATCAATTTACTTATTGGCATTTTTATAACCCAGCTGAACAACACATTACAAATTTGTATGCGAGTTTACCCAAAGCCCTTATGTTTGCTTCATCTCAAAATTTAGAAAGCTGTAAATCTTTATTTGATGAGCAGAAGCAGAAGACAGCCCAATAA
- the pheA gene encoding prephenate dehydratase: protein MINDDQNKTTSLSLEQIREDIDSVDQQIQELLNRRASLAEAVAKAKFASEENPLFYRPEREAQVLRKVMERNQGPLSDVTMARLFREIMSACLALEAPQSIAFLGPEGTFTQSAVLKHFGKDAVVRPLPTIDEVFREVEAGSAHYGVVPVENSSEGIVNHTLDCFKTSNLNVIGEVELRIHHQFLVSENTRKDSIKQIYAHQQTLAQCRQWLDAHYPGVERVALNSNAEAARRIRNEWHSAAIASDIAAGMYNLEILHSNIEDNPENTTRFLVIGREKIPQSGNDKTSLLISAHDRAGALLEILAPFAKHNISLTSIETRPALPEKWAYVFFIDLEGHIDQENVAAAINDIRPMVKELRILGSYPAAVL from the coding sequence ATGATCAACGATGATCAAAACAAAACGACTTCTCTTAGTTTGGAACAAATTCGCGAAGATATTGATAGTGTAGATCAACAGATTCAAGAATTATTAAATCGCCGCGCAAGCCTTGCTGAAGCTGTTGCAAAAGCTAAATTTGCTTCCGAAGAGAATCCTTTGTTTTATCGTCCTGAACGTGAAGCACAAGTCTTACGTAAAGTCATGGAACGTAATCAAGGTCCTTTGTCTGATGTAACCATGGCGCGTTTGTTCCGTGAAATTATGTCTGCTTGTCTCGCTTTAGAAGCTCCGCAAAGTATTGCATTTTTAGGGCCAGAAGGTACTTTTACTCAATCTGCTGTACTTAAACACTTTGGTAAAGATGCAGTTGTTCGTCCATTACCAACAATTGATGAAGTGTTTCGTGAAGTAGAAGCGGGTAGTGCACATTACGGCGTAGTACCAGTTGAAAACTCATCTGAAGGTATTGTGAACCATACTTTAGATTGTTTTAAAACATCGAATTTAAATGTGATTGGTGAAGTTGAATTACGTATTCATCATCAATTCCTCGTCTCTGAAAATACACGTAAAGACAGTATTAAACAGATTTATGCACACCAGCAAACTTTGGCTCAATGTCGTCAATGGTTAGACGCGCATTATCCGGGTGTTGAACGTGTTGCTTTAAACTCAAATGCAGAAGCTGCACGTCGTATTCGCAACGAATGGCATTCAGCAGCGATCGCGTCTGATATCGCAGCAGGCATGTATAATCTTGAAATCCTACATAGCAATATTGAAGATAACCCTGAAAATACCACTCGTTTCTTAGTGATTGGTCGTGAAAAGATTCCACAAAGCGGTAATGATAAAACTTCATTATTAATTTCAGCGCATGACCGCGCAGGTGCTTTATTAGAAATTTTAGCGCCATTTGCAAAACATAATATTAGCTTAACAAGCATTGAGACACGTCCGGCATTACCTGAAAAATGGGCCTATGTATTCTTTATCGATTTAGAAGGCCATATCGATCAAGAGAATGTTGCTGCGGCAATCAATGATATTCGTCCAATGGTAAAAGAGCTTCGTATTTTAGGTTCTTATCCTGCTGCTGTTCTCTAA
- the aroA gene encoding bifunctional prephenate dehydrogenase/3-phosphoshikimate 1-carboxyvinyltransferase, which produces MSQPLFKKVAFIGLGLIGSSLARVIITEKLATTIVASTRSQKTLEDAKSLGLIQEGFSDPIKAVEGADLVVLALPVRATQKVLEQIKPYLSETTIVTDVGSTKGNVVDAAKAVFGEELPAGFVPGHPIAGSEHTGVHAGKVDLFANHKVILTPLPTSAEWAVEKLIQLWSAAKAEVICMDVAKHDEVLAHTSHLPHLMAFNLVEQLANREDNLDIFRYAAGGFRDFSRIAASDPQMWHDIFFANKTAILNAVDGFEKQLTVLRKLIENEDSHALMGLLGHAQAARQHFNHMLAKKPLMEKNKVTQQFSILPGNKTFKGKFTVPGDKSVSHRSIMFGAIAEGTTHVTGFLEGEDALATLQAFRDMGVSIEGPKNGEVTIHGVGMHGLKAPASALYMGNSGTSMRLLSGMLSAQKFDSVMTGDASLSKRPMERIAKPLRLMGAQIQTTGEKGTPPVSITGSQQLKGIQYDLPMASAQVKSGILLAGLWAEGETSVTEPEPTRDHTERMLRAFGYDVKTEGNKISLVGGGKLVGTDIQVPSDISSAAFFMVGAAITEGSDVVLEAVGINPTRTGVIEILKQMGADLTVENERIAGGEPIADIHIKGSRTLKGIHMPEDQVPLAIDEFPALFIAAACAEGQTVLTGAAELRVKESDRIQVMANGLKIMGINCTPTEDGIIIEGKGKSGDWSPIFAGGEIESHHDHRIAMSFSMAGLRTSGPITIHGTETVATSFPTFTELANRAGLTIEVSQ; this is translated from the coding sequence ATGTCACAACCCCTATTTAAAAAAGTTGCATTTATTGGTTTAGGACTCATTGGGTCGAGTTTAGCTCGCGTTATTATTACCGAAAAGTTGGCGACAACTATCGTGGCATCTACACGCTCGCAGAAAACTTTAGAAGATGCAAAGTCACTTGGCTTAATACAAGAAGGATTTTCCGATCCTATTAAAGCCGTGGAAGGGGCCGATTTAGTTGTTTTAGCCTTGCCAGTGCGTGCGACGCAAAAAGTACTTGAGCAAATTAAGCCTTATTTGTCAGAAACCACGATCGTAACTGATGTGGGAAGTACAAAAGGCAATGTGGTTGATGCAGCAAAAGCTGTATTTGGTGAAGAGTTACCAGCAGGTTTTGTACCGGGACATCCTATTGCAGGGAGTGAACATACTGGTGTTCATGCGGGCAAGGTTGATCTATTTGCAAATCACAAAGTCATTTTAACGCCGTTACCAACAAGTGCAGAATGGGCAGTTGAGAAACTGATTCAACTTTGGTCAGCAGCCAAAGCTGAAGTCATTTGTATGGATGTTGCCAAGCATGATGAAGTTTTGGCGCATACCAGTCATTTACCGCACTTGATGGCATTTAATTTGGTCGAGCAACTTGCAAACCGTGAAGATAATCTTGATATTTTCCGTTATGCAGCCGGTGGTTTTCGTGATTTTTCGCGTATTGCTGCCAGTGATCCTCAAATGTGGCATGACATTTTCTTTGCCAATAAAACAGCGATATTAAATGCTGTTGATGGCTTCGAAAAACAACTTACCGTACTTAGAAAATTGATTGAAAACGAAGATTCTCATGCATTAATGGGTTTACTCGGCCATGCTCAGGCAGCACGTCAGCATTTCAATCATATGTTAGCCAAAAAACCTTTAATGGAGAAAAATAAGGTGACACAGCAATTCAGTATCTTACCGGGAAATAAGACCTTTAAAGGTAAATTTACCGTACCGGGTGACAAATCTGTGTCACATCGCTCCATTATGTTTGGTGCTATTGCCGAAGGCACTACCCATGTAACTGGCTTCCTTGAAGGCGAAGATGCTTTGGCAACTTTGCAGGCTTTCCGTGATATGGGTGTAAGCATTGAAGGCCCTAAAAATGGTGAAGTGACCATCCATGGCGTGGGCATGCATGGCTTAAAAGCACCGGCAAGTGCATTGTATATGGGTAACTCTGGAACGAGCATGCGTTTGCTTTCAGGCATGTTGTCTGCGCAAAAGTTTGATTCAGTGATGACGGGTGATGCATCGCTTTCTAAACGTCCAATGGAGCGTATTGCTAAGCCATTGCGTTTAATGGGTGCGCAAATTCAAACAACAGGTGAAAAAGGTACACCACCTGTCAGCATTACGGGTAGTCAGCAATTAAAAGGCATTCAATACGACTTACCAATGGCCTCTGCTCAAGTGAAGTCGGGTATTTTACTTGCTGGTTTGTGGGCTGAAGGTGAAACTTCGGTAACTGAGCCAGAGCCAACTCGTGACCATACAGAGCGTATGCTTCGTGCATTTGGTTATGATGTTAAAACCGAAGGCAACAAGATTTCACTTGTTGGTGGTGGAAAATTAGTAGGTACTGATATTCAGGTTCCATCTGATATTTCATCTGCTGCTTTCTTTATGGTGGGTGCTGCAATTACTGAAGGATCCGATGTTGTTTTGGAAGCGGTAGGTATTAACCCTACACGTACTGGTGTAATTGAAATTTTAAAACAGATGGGTGCCGACCTCACTGTTGAAAATGAACGTATTGCTGGTGGTGAGCCTATTGCAGACATTCATATTAAAGGTTCACGCACGCTTAAAGGTATTCATATGCCTGAAGACCAAGTGCCTTTAGCAATTGATGAATTCCCAGCTTTATTTATTGCAGCAGCTTGTGCCGAAGGCCAAACGGTATTGACTGGTGCAGCAGAGCTTCGTGTGAAAGAATCTGACCGTATTCAAGTTATGGCAAATGGCTTAAAAATTATGGGCATTAATTGTACGCCAACTGAAGATGGCATCATTATCGAAGGTAAAGGCAAATCTGGCGATTGGTCACCAATTTTTGCTGGTGGTGAAATCGAATCGCACCATGACCACCGTATTGCTATGAGTTTTAGTATGGCTGGTCTTCGTACTTCTGGTCCGATTACAATTCACGGTACTGAAACTGTTGCTACAAGCTTCCCAACTTTCACTGAGTTGGCGAATCGTGCAGGCTTAACAATCGAAGTTAGCCAATAA
- the pepD gene encoding aminoacyl-histidine dipeptidase, protein MTQVDIATLSPQVVWQHFQTLCTIPRPSKHEQQLRKFLQKWAQSRNLETYVDEVGNLIIRKDATAGKEHVAGVILQGHLDMVTQANTGTVHDFFKDPIRPVLEDGWLVAKDTTLGADNGIGVALALAVLDSNDIAHGPIEVLLTVDEEAGMSGARLLQAGVLKGKWLFNIDTEEWGELYLGCAGSIDVEVEQALTYEPIPENLTVVNIQVAGLKGGHSGVDIHLGRGNANVILARFLNEYLAKLGGHLVEFTGGTARNALPREAIATIAISSNQLPELEKLLAEYQTIWKDQLKGIDDNLQLTIQPTSVETNQVITQQQQNEWLQALATSPYGVASMSQALPDVVETSNNIGVVKLNREGGKAVLMVRSMVNQEAQDFAEKIQAHFSQFNISSTLTPLVSGWTPNPDSAALKCLQHAYQKTFNIEPNLKVIHAGLECGIIAEHYPDLQMVSFGPDIQGAHAPGERVKVDTVEKCWKLLVTALASVE, encoded by the coding sequence ATGACACAAGTTGATATTGCAACATTATCTCCTCAAGTGGTTTGGCAGCATTTTCAAACGCTTTGCACTATTCCGCGCCCATCAAAGCATGAGCAGCAACTTCGTAAATTTTTACAGAAATGGGCACAAAGTCGGAATTTAGAAACTTATGTAGATGAGGTCGGTAATTTAATTATCCGTAAGGATGCGACTGCGGGTAAAGAACATGTAGCTGGAGTCATTCTCCAAGGCCATTTAGATATGGTCACGCAGGCTAACACTGGCACAGTACACGACTTTTTTAAAGATCCGATTCGCCCAGTTCTTGAGGATGGGTGGTTAGTGGCCAAAGACACTACTTTAGGTGCTGATAATGGCATTGGGGTCGCTTTAGCTTTGGCAGTTTTAGACTCAAATGATATTGCTCATGGGCCAATTGAAGTTCTTTTAACTGTTGATGAAGAAGCAGGGATGAGTGGTGCACGGCTTTTACAGGCAGGTGTGCTAAAAGGAAAATGGTTATTTAATATTGATACAGAAGAGTGGGGCGAGTTATATCTTGGATGTGCAGGCAGTATTGATGTTGAAGTCGAACAAGCACTTACGTATGAACCAATTCCTGAAAATTTGACGGTTGTAAATATTCAAGTTGCTGGTCTTAAAGGTGGTCACTCTGGTGTAGATATTCATTTAGGACGCGGCAATGCCAACGTTATTTTAGCCCGTTTTTTAAATGAGTATTTAGCAAAGCTTGGTGGACACCTTGTTGAGTTTACAGGTGGTACTGCTCGTAATGCTTTACCTCGCGAAGCTATAGCAACCATTGCAATTTCATCTAACCAATTGCCTGAATTAGAAAAATTACTCGCTGAATATCAAACGATATGGAAAGACCAATTAAAGGGTATTGATGATAATTTGCAATTAACTATTCAACCTACTAGCGTTGAAACGAATCAAGTGATTACTCAACAACAGCAAAACGAATGGTTGCAAGCTTTGGCAACAAGTCCATACGGTGTTGCAAGTATGAGTCAAGCTCTACCGGACGTAGTTGAAACCTCAAATAATATTGGGGTTGTGAAATTAAATCGCGAAGGTGGAAAAGCTGTCTTAATGGTTCGCTCAATGGTGAATCAAGAAGCTCAAGATTTTGCAGAAAAAATTCAGGCACATTTTAGTCAATTTAATATCAGTTCTACACTTACACCGTTAGTGTCGGGTTGGACACCAAATCCAGATTCGGCTGCTCTAAAGTGCTTACAACACGCATATCAAAAGACTTTTAATATTGAACCAAATCTTAAAGTAATTCATGCAGGCTTGGAATGTGGGATTATTGCTGAACACTATCCAGACTTACAAATGGTATCGTTTGGACCAGATATTCAGGGCGCTCATGCGCCAGGTGAACGAGTTAAAGTAGACACTGTAGAGAAATGCTGGAAGTTGTTGGTAACAGCTTTAGCATCTGTAGAGTAA
- the rnz gene encoding ribonuclease Z: MLHFTFLGTSSGVPTLTRNVSGLAVRNSRNKDWILIDAGEGTQHRLQQARLSLQNLIAICITHVHGDHCYGLVGLLASAGMNARTKPLTVIAPKEIQQWFEITAQLTDLYLPYPINFIDVNEAIQSQQISDEFIVQAHPLSHRVPSFAFSVYIKSTQKKLDIQTLTQLGVPKGDIWGHLKRGYDVEFEGRILKSKDFIKVQNQQIHAVIGGDNDQPELLADACKDAQLLIHESTYLQTVLDKVGKGPMHSSAKMVAEFAEQQSLSNLILTHFSPRHQDKIGQQAITEEIRQFYKGHFYLANDFDEFTLNEAGQLLKVE, encoded by the coding sequence ATGCTTCATTTTACTTTTTTAGGCACATCTTCAGGTGTACCCACTCTGACACGTAATGTTTCAGGATTAGCGGTTCGTAACAGCAGAAATAAGGACTGGATTTTAATTGATGCTGGTGAAGGTACACAGCACCGCCTTCAACAAGCTAGACTATCCTTACAAAACCTAATAGCCATTTGTATTACACATGTTCACGGGGACCATTGTTACGGTCTAGTTGGCTTATTGGCAAGTGCAGGCATGAATGCTCGTACCAAACCATTAACCGTGATTGCACCGAAAGAGATACAGCAATGGTTTGAAATTACAGCCCAACTTACAGATTTATATTTGCCCTATCCCATCAATTTTATTGATGTTAATGAGGCAATACAGTCTCAGCAGATCTCTGATGAGTTTATTGTTCAGGCCCATCCTCTTAGCCATCGTGTCCCAAGTTTTGCCTTTAGCGTTTATATAAAATCTACACAGAAGAAGTTAGATATCCAAACTTTAACTCAACTTGGTGTACCCAAAGGCGATATCTGGGGGCATTTAAAACGAGGTTACGATGTTGAGTTTGAAGGACGAATTTTAAAATCGAAAGACTTTATCAAAGTTCAGAATCAGCAAATCCACGCAGTTATAGGTGGTGATAATGATCAACCTGAACTATTAGCAGATGCTTGCAAAGATGCTCAATTACTCATTCATGAATCGACTTATTTACAAACGGTTTTGGATAAAGTTGGTAAAGGACCAATGCATAGCTCAGCAAAAATGGTCGCTGAGTTTGCGGAACAGCAATCTTTAAGTAATTTAATTCTGACACATTTTAGTCCTAGGCATCAGGATAAAATTGGACAGCAAGCTATTACCGAAGAAATTCGCCAATTTTATAAAGGTCATTTTTATTTAGCGAATGATTTTGATGAATTTACTTTAAATGAAGCTGGACAACTTTTAAAAGTCGAGTAA
- a CDS encoding alpha/beta hydrolase gives MSEQIFIQGPVGKIELFVDRPEGEIKGFAVVCHPHPLQGGTPQHKVPALLTQIFNEYGCIVYRPSFRGLGGSEGIHDEGHGETEDILAVIEHVRKLHEGLPFYAGGFSFGSHVLAKCFAQLEPELRPVQLILCGLPTATVVGLRHYKTPEIQGDILLIHGEQDDITLLSDAIEWAKPQKHPITILPGANHFFTGYLKQLRQIITRFIIMK, from the coding sequence ATGTCTGAGCAAATTTTCATTCAGGGTCCAGTAGGTAAAATTGAACTTTTTGTAGACCGCCCTGAAGGTGAAATCAAAGGCTTTGCGGTTGTTTGCCATCCGCACCCATTGCAAGGTGGAACTCCTCAACATAAAGTCCCTGCTCTTTTAACCCAAATCTTTAATGAATATGGCTGTATTGTATATCGTCCGAGTTTCCGTGGTTTAGGCGGTAGTGAAGGTATTCATGATGAAGGTCATGGTGAAACCGAAGATATCTTAGCTGTAATTGAACATGTCCGTAAGCTTCATGAAGGCTTGCCATTTTATGCAGGTGGTTTTAGTTTCGGTTCACATGTTTTAGCAAAATGCTTTGCACAGCTTGAACCTGAATTACGACCTGTACAGTTAATTTTATGCGGTTTACCAACGGCTACTGTAGTAGGTTTACGTCACTATAAAACTCCTGAAATTCAAGGTGATATTCTACTCATACATGGTGAGCAAGATGACATTACCTTACTTTCAGATGCGATTGAATGGGCAAAACCGCAGAAGCATCCAATTACAATATTACCGGGCGCCAACCACTTTTTTACAGGTTATTTAAAACAGCTTCGTCAAATCATTACACGCTTTATTATTATGAAATAA
- the yaaA gene encoding peroxide stress protein YaaA has protein sequence MLALISPAKTLDYETALPTDEFTQPRLLEHSAQLIDVSRKLSASEIASLMNVSEKIATLNADRFRDWKPEFDFSNARQAIYAFKGDVYTGLDAYHLKDKDIDFAQHHLRMLSGLYGLLRPLDLMMPYRLEMGTKLKNTRGHNLYEFWGDIITNQINEDLAAIKSELLVNLASDEYYKSVNEKKIKAEIVKPVFLDQKNGKYKVISFYAKKARGLMARFIIENQLNKADDMKAFNTEGYYFDAENSSAKELVFKRDEQQA, from the coding sequence ATGCTTGCTTTAATTTCTCCTGCAAAAACTTTAGATTATGAAACAGCGTTACCTACAGATGAGTTTACTCAGCCTCGCTTGTTAGAACATTCAGCACAATTAATTGATGTTAGCCGTAAACTTTCCGCTTCTGAAATTGCGAGCTTAATGAATGTCAGTGAAAAAATTGCCACACTAAATGCAGACCGATTTAGAGATTGGAAGCCCGAGTTTGATTTTTCAAATGCTCGTCAGGCGATTTATGCATTTAAGGGTGATGTTTATACTGGATTAGATGCTTACCACTTAAAAGACAAAGATATTGATTTTGCACAGCACCATTTACGTATGTTATCGGGCTTGTATGGTTTGTTGCGTCCTTTGGATTTAATGATGCCATATCGTCTTGAGATGGGTACTAAATTAAAAAATACTCGTGGTCATAATTTGTATGAATTCTGGGGTGATATTATTACTAACCAGATTAATGAAGATTTGGCCGCAATTAAATCTGAATTGTTGGTAAATCTAGCTTCAGATGAATATTACAAATCGGTTAATGAGAAAAAAATTAAGGCTGAAATTGTGAAGCCTGTTTTTCTTGACCAGAAAAATGGCAAATATAAAGTCATTAGTTTCTATGCGAAAAAAGCGCGCGGTTTAATGGCTCGTTTTATTATTGAAAATCAATTAAATAAAGCTGATGACATGAAAGCATTTAATACCGAAGGTTACTACTTTGATGCTGAGAATTCATCAGCAAAAGAGTTGGTGTTTAAACGTGATGAGCAACAGGCTTAG